In Amaranthus tricolor cultivar Red isolate AtriRed21 chromosome 5, ASM2621246v1, whole genome shotgun sequence, a genomic segment contains:
- the LOC130812724 gene encoding uncharacterized protein LOC130812724, which translates to MSRPMLLVFLLLILIITSQFEWRQQLVSDVESNQSLSQTQKHNRISKREEAVKEKIILSQEKSIQRLNELVRNLREQLSECRSNNGSANSSLSNLTESIIELERQQFLED; encoded by the exons ATGTCTCGGCCAATGTTACTTGTATTTTTACTGCTCATTTTGATAATTACTTCGCAGTTTGAATGGAGGCAACAGCTTGTCAGCGATGTTGAGTCCAACCAGAGTTTATCTCAGACCCAGAAGCACAATCGTATTTCCAAGAGAGAGGAAGCTGTTAAAGAGAAG ATCATTTTATCTCAAGAGAAGAGCATTCAAAGACTGAACGAGCTTGTACGGAATCTGCGAGAACAATTATCAGAGTGCCGAAGTAATAATGGAAGTGCAAACAGCAGTTTAAGCAATTTAACTGAGAGCATTATCGAGCTTGAGCGACAACAATTTTTGGAAGATTAA